A genomic stretch from Styela clava chromosome 5, kaStyClav1.hap1.2, whole genome shotgun sequence includes:
- the LOC120344692 gene encoding uncharacterized protein LOC120344692, whose translation MSRYNIYIIVVAVFITNAIALECRFGMSIHFAHTKRIQLKEKKILCQNTDAVCGRVTLHARADNKNVTVHTASCINETYCEDDQPQCSVAHLENMTDPVDFQKIYTCRTKCCKHNNCNIHSTKTPDRASRKRPVKVNGVKYPQLQCYTGIREHDHMGRTLTHELEEKTCLYAAHGGRRLLQSRCLSAEVVTRQNKSDALSLVTTVSHCLHLSMCKSLTCDDMQAIVTKDEGVIVERCNITCCSEDFCNGATRNSLPNVYLIRVTLTILLTLLYVS comes from the exons ATGTCAAGATACAACATTTATATTATCGTCGTTGCTGTTTTCATAACTA ATGCCATTGCATTAGAATGCAGATTTGGAATGTCCATTCATTTTGCTCATACGAAAAGAATACAACTGAAAGAAAAAAAGATACTTTGTCAAAATACTGACGCGGTATGTGGACGTGTCACCCTCCATGCAAGAGCTGATAACAAGAATG TCACTGTACATACGGCGTCATGCATCAATGAGACATACTGTGAGGATGATCAACCTCAATGCTCTGTAGCACATCTGGAGAATATGACTGATCCTGTTGATTTCCAAAAAATTTATACTTGTAGAACTAAATGCTGTAAACATAACAACTGCAACATTCATTCCACGAAGACTCCGGATCGAG CAAGTAGGAAACGCCCTGTAAAAGTAAATGGAGTTAAATACCCACAACTGCAATGTTACACTGGAATAAGAGAGCACGATCACATGGGACGAACGTTAACACACGAACTGGAGGAAAAGACTTGCTTATACGCAGCACACGGTGGAAGAAGATTGTTACAATCCAGATGTTTGTCTGCTGAAGTTGTAACTCGCCAAAACAAATCAGATGCAT TATCATTGGTTACAACGGTGTCACACTGCCTACATCTATCCATGTGTAAAAGCCTGACGTGTGACGACATGCAAGCAATTGTTACAAAAGACGAGGGCGTAATAGTGGAAAGATGTAACATAACTTGCTGTAGTGAAGATTTTTGCAATGGAGCAACGCGTAACAGTCTGCCCAATGTTTATTTAATCAGAGTTACGTTAACCATACTTCTAACTTTGTTATATGTCAGTTGA